Below is a genomic region from Miscanthus floridulus cultivar M001 chromosome 1, ASM1932011v1, whole genome shotgun sequence.
CGCAGCAGGCTCCGGTGCGCGTCGGTCAGCCACGCCGCGTCCCTGGTCAGGACGCCGCTCCACTCCAGCTTCAGCACGCGGTCGGCGACGGCCGGCCCCAGCTTGTTGCGCTCCGCCTTGTACGAGAAGTCGTGGGCGTGGAACCGCTGGTAGTAGTGCTCGTAGCGCCGCACCTGCCGCCTGGCGTCGTCCaccttcctcttctcctccttctcGAAGCGGTTGCAGCTGTGGTTGTTGATGCTAGTCCATGTGTGAGCCAACCCCGTCGCGCCGCCGCACAGCCAACTGCATATGCATCATAATTAAGATGAATGACCATGCAATTAAGGAGCATAATGTAATAGTAAGCGATGAGAGAGAGGTTAGTATAATTACCAGAAATGCTGGCCGCATTTGCAGGTCATAAGGTTGCAGCCGTCGATCTTGTCGATGGGCTTGAAGCACTTGGGGCAGCTCTTGGTGTTGGCGAGCAGCCACTTGACGTTCTCCGCCTCGCCGTGGCTCTTGGCCTCCCAGCGCTCCCACATGGCGCACGGGCACGGCGAGTGCGCGGCCGCCGCGCACCGGAAGCAGAAGCTGACGCCGCAGGGGCACCGCACCTCGCACAGCGGCTCCACTTCGTCGGCGGCGTCCACGCGGATCGCGTGGCCGCAGTGCGGGACGCTGGGGCACCACTTCACGGCGCTGTTGTCGTCCACGTACGACTGGAGGAGGAAGTCGTGGAGCCGCTTGGCCGCCGCGGGGTCCCTGTGGGACAGAAGGCGCTGCACCACGGCCTCGTCGCAGATGGCGGGGCACTTGAACGCCATGCACGGGATCTGTTTCTTGCCGAGGTCGAGCGCGGCGACGAAGTGCTGCGTCCAGCAGTCGTTGCAGAAGGAGTGGCCGCAGTCCATGCTGGAGACGTGGCGCGGGGAGAAGTCCTCGAAACACACCTCGCAGAGCACCCTGCTTCGTGAAGAAGgcccgctgctgctgctcgtctCCTGTTGCTGTAGCACGACGCCTGCCTCCATGAGCATGCGTTCTTGCCCTTTCCTCTCCAGGTGGTCACCGAGGTAATCGGTGTTCCACCGGTAGTGGATGAGAAGAGCACGCGCGTGGTGCTGCTTTATGTTGAACAGGCCCATCACCATGGACAGGTCTTGTTGCTGCAGATGTATAGATGACATAAGGAAGTCTGTAAATCACTTAACTGATGCTTACTAGACTATTAAGCAAATATAATAGATTCACTAATCTCTTTGGGGCTAAAGCTCCTTATTGAAAGTAGGATTATCCATGCAGAGGAATAGGAAAGCAGGatgttttctctcttttttttaattGGAAAACCAGGATGGTTGTAGTACCATATGTAGCACCTCAAATCCTATGGgatgaatgaaaaaaaaaacgtttGCATGAAGCACACAAACACAGGAAtctgaaaaaagagagaagatGTAAAGGAAGTTTTTCAAGAAGTTAACTGAAGCTTACTAAATTATTACGCAAATATAATGTGTTCACTAATCGATCTCTTAGGGGCTAAGGTTCATTTCAAATTGAAAGTAGGATTATCCAAGCATAGGAATCAGACAGCAGGATTATAATCCCATAGCACCTCATCAGATCCTATGGAATGTAAAAATGGAAACTGCTTTCATGAAGCAGAAAAACAAAGCGATCTGAGCAAGATGATAAGATGTAAAGGATTTTTTTTCAAGAAATTAGACTAATGTTAGCAATTCTTCAAATTTCTTGTAGTAATAGGCCCATTCCATAGGGATTTGTTATGAATTCTGGAGGTCCAAAACTTAGGGCTCCGATCCATAATTTTTTTTGAATAGGATTATTAGTACAAGATTCCTCCTTTTTAAAATTGTTCCAAAGGAATTGCAAACATGAAACACATTTAGGAGGAGAGGCATATTTTGACAATCATCAGTTGACTCCTAAGAATGCCTAGTCAAGCCAGAACATTACCTGCGCCACCGAAAGAGAGTCCTTCTTAATGGCCTGCAACAAGAGGAACAAAATTGATTTAGTGATCTTGTCAAAGTAACAATAGTAGTGAGTAAGCAACATGAAGATTCTAATAGAAACGATCGAGACTGGTTTTCTTGAGGTCACGGATTAAAGCTTTAATCTTTTTTTGGTTGAAGCTTCTTTACGAATTCTCTCTTTTTTCCTTAACATATTGTCTAGTCACAATATGTCCAGCAATTTCTCAAATACATTTCTAACACCAGACTAGTAGAAGTCTAAATCCAAAGCATGTGGAAACTAAAGCTGTATGTGCCCCCAATGAGGTGCCAAATACACAGAAGGTTAAAGTTCTAGTGGTGAAAGATGTGACTTGAGCTATTGTCCACAAATACACAAGGGATGGAATTCTGAATTTGTCATAAGTCAAATCATTGTAAATATAAgtagacggagggagtagcaaTATAGGTGGAATTTGCACTCAATAATCAGTGATTAAATTGCACATAGTTAATAATTTATTGAATTATCAATGCAAAACATCAGAAACAAATACAAGTACGAAGTTACTGCCATAGTTTATTATTAATATGGTTcttcttagggcctgtttggatttaTTGGCACTAAACATTAGCAGCTAAAATTAGTACTAGTGAATCAAACAGACTTGCTAATAATGAACCTGCTAATTATTAGCTAAAGGATGCTAACTATTAGTTTTATTAGCAGGTTTGGAGTTGATAATAGGTGCTAATAGTTCATATACGCCTTCAACTCACTGTCCAACCATCTATTAGTAGGTGAATCCAAACAGCCTGctgctaaaaattagctagcCAAAAATTAGCAGCTATTAGCTATTgtgctaatggatccaaacaagCGTATGTTTAGTGCCAATGACGACTTCCGATCCAAACTTTTCAAGGAGCCAGTGTGTTTCGGCCAAGGTCTTATTATGTATGCTTCACTTAAAAATGCAGTGTTTAGCTTACATGATTTATTATGCAAGATATTACAAAACCTCGAATGTATCTTATTGCTTTCACTTTCAGAGGTGTATATACATAAGGATCACACCGAACCAAGTTTTTTTTCCAATTTGGTTTTACTCGGTTTGTTTCAGGAAAGAAACATTGGCTTCTATTAAAACGCCAAATTGGGATTAGACCACTCATCACAAGCGAAGCCAATCGGGCAAGAATTTGTGAAATCAACGGCTTATAAGTTATATCCATTTACTAGCGCGTgttaaacttttttttttaccttttgCATTACAACGCGTGATCGACCTTTGACGGGAGGATTTGTAATTGTACTAACATGGAAACGATCAAAGGCCGTCAGATTCGACCAAATCTAAGTTTTTATGGGTGGCGGATTCAGTCAAGATTTAAGGCATTTGATGAGAATCGGAAGCACAACTGCCGGGACAGTCGCCGTTACTCACCGAAATCTCCGGGGACCGCCGCGGCGGGATGTCgtcctcctcctggtcctgccacccctcgtcgtcgtcgtcgtcgtcccccaTCACCAACTCCTCGTCCTCGTCACTGTAGCCGTAGAAGTCGTCAGCATTGTTCATGGGCGGCgcgcggcgggcggcgcggcAGCTCGGTCGCTGGCGGCGCGGCGGGCGAGGGATAGAGTCCGTTGGGCAGGGCCGCACCGCACGGGGTGAGTTAGGGGCTCCAAAGTGTTTGACTCGGGTATTCTTTGCCCACGATTTTAGGTCTTTTTGTTTTATGATGGATTTTAGGTCTTGTTGTTTATAGTTGGACCGGTTCGCAACTGACTGCAGCGCCAGCGACATTATTACTGTACTTATTATAGGTGTGTTTACTTTTCGTTCTGGACTACTCAGGGTATCCCGAGGCGTACCTAGCCGGCCTTAAGGGCACATAGATGCATAATACACTAGGTAAAATCCTCACGCGTTGCCACGGTTCTTTATAATTAATTATAGAGTGCTTAATGAAGGAGCATCCAACGAAACAAACTcaccaacaacaaaaaaaaacgcCGATTCATCTGACCAATGTGTGATTTGAAACTGAGGGGTGCCGCACGTTGATTTGGGAACAGTTGGGTCCACATAGGAAGAGATGTAAACAGATGATCGGGGACAATGGATGGGTAGATAGGCCTGATATATGGTGATCCGATGGTTAGCATTTTAAGATGACGTGGCTTACTGAGAATCCAGTTTTATAGTAATTAATTAATGTTTGCTACTGGCCTCCATCTATATAGATATATAAGATTATTTTTTTGGCTGCGTATACATCCTTAGTTCATTACGTGCATTCCACTACGATATACATGCATGAGACGTTTGTCCAAAGAGCAAAAACAACATTACCTAGACGGATGGCTCCAAGCCAATAAAAGCCATGGATGAGTTGCAAGTGAACTCTAAGAGTCTCCAAACAGGTTTATTTTTAGACATTCAATCTTAGCTCTAGATGTCCAAAATCAGACACCTAGAATGGGTGCATGTGTCAAGCAAGGTTGCTTAGCTCAGACAGACTGCCAGTAAACGCAGTAATTAAGATTTGGTAGTTACATATAAGAAGTTTTTACTAGGGCAACCAGCCAGAAACCATGTCAGGGTCAGCTTCACTAACACAACAGTCAATAGTTATCAATGAATTCCCGAGCAATTCTAAACCAACATATGCGATTCATTCCCGTAATGATTATAACAAACAAACAGCAGATTCCTTGCCTTATTTTCGGGATGAGTGATACATCCGGCGAGCGCCAGTGAAGAACGCAAGCAAAGCTGGAGCTCGGGCATCAAGCACGGCCATCAAGCAAGAGAAAGGAGTCAAACAGGGTTCAAGGCCTGGGGAGCGAACCGAAAGCTCAGCTTTGCTCGTGTGCTAGCCACCCAAGCCCGATCGGCGCCCAGCTTCGCGATGGAGATCTCGACGAGGCACACCACCACTACACCGAGTTAGTCGTTGGTCCATGACCATGCACATGCCGGCTCTAACCTCGACCATGTGAGCGTCGTGGAAGATGCCATCGTCGAGCTCAAGGACAAGCCAGTGAGCTGGATCAGCCATGGGCAGAGAGAAGAGACAGGGTGGGGAAAGGTGGGGAGGGAGGCACCGTGCCCAGAGTCGACTTTGGACTGGAGATTGCCATGAATGGAGCCTTGAGACATGCCGCGTCGTCACTCCAAGACGCCATGGTGGTGTTGAGGCCCTCTGCTCCAGGGAAGAAATACAAATGGTCCTCCTTCGACTCCATTCCTCAGGTTCACATCACCAGGTCAGGTCAGACCGATCCTATTTCTCCAGCGATGCAGCGAATAAAAATCTGAAAACATGCTCTACCAGACAGATGAGCCCAGGTCAGAaccttttttttttacttcagACTTCAGTACACTCGATCCTTCTTCTATGTTAACAGCCTAAAATCATTTCACGGCAGACTGTATATGCATCTGCTGCCACACTGGGCCGGCCGGCGCACCCCGACCCCGATCAGGCCGCGAGCTCCTTGGCTCGGTCGGGGCCGTCCGGCCTGTAGGCCGCGATGCTCATGGGCTCCGCGAGCAGCGTCAGCAGCTCGTCCTGGATGCACTTGTACATCTCCCCGCACAGCCGCTCCACGGTCTTGGCGAGCGTGACGGCCGTCTGCTTCTGCCGCACGATCTCCGACTCGGGAGTCCCCGCCACGACGTCGCCCTCGGCCAGCGACCTGGACAGGTGCTCCACGTGCTGCTCCAGCTGCTCCTGCTGGTCCTCGAACAGGTTCCGCGCCACGCCCAGCAGGCTCGCGCTCGCGcgcttcgccgtcgccgtcgccgtcgccgggcGCGTCCGCAGCTCGCTCCCGCCGCCGAACATGTAGTACGCGAACACGTACGACCGCGACAGCACCTGCCGCGACACCAGCAGCCGCCGGTGCGCCCGGGTCAGCCAGTCGCCGTCCCGGATGGCGAGCGGGCGCTCCTGGTCCGACTCCAGCAGCCGCACCCGCTCCTCGATGGTCGCCCCCAGCTTCTGCTTCTCCACGCTGTACGAGTCGCCGTGGATCTTGAACCGGTCGTGGTAGTGCTTGTACCGCTGCATCTGCTCCCTGCTGGTGTCCACCGTCTTTCCACGGCTCTCCTCCTTGTAGCGGTTGCAGCTGTGGCCGGCAATGCTAGTCCACGTGTGATCCATGCCGGTACCTCCGCCGCAGAGCCAACTGCGCCATGAAAAAAAGGGTCAGCAATCCAATTTGAGACATGCCAATAATCTCCCCCAGCATGCACCCATGGCATGCGGGTTGCTGAGTTTCACATGTTTTCAACGAAAGAGTTTATAGACATGCCCGCCCGCCCCAAAATGCCTGCAAGTGTAAGATTGCCAACAACATACCACATACACTGGCCGCACTTGCAGCGGACAAGGTTGCAGCCGCCGTTCTTCTCAATGGCCTTGAAGCATTTGGGGCAGCTCTTGGTGTTGGCGAGGATCCACTTGATGTTCTCTCCCTCGGAGCGCTTGGCATTCCATTTCTCCCACATGGGGCACGGGCAGGGCGAATGCGCATGCGCCATGCAGTTAAAGCAGAAGCTTAAGCCGCAGGGGCATTCCACCTCGCAGTAGCGCTCGCCGGTACCCACGCGGATGGCATGGCCACAGTTTGGGGTGCTGGGGCACCACTTCACAGAGGCGTTGTCCTCAATGTAGGACTCAAGCAGGAAGCGATCGAACCGCTTGGCCATGTCTGGATACTTTTGGCCAAGGAGAAACCGCACTAGGTTCTCATCACAGAAAGCCAAGCACTTGACCTCCATGCACCGAATTTGCTTTTTTCCACTCTCTACTGCTGCGTGGAAATGTCCCGTCCAACCTGGGGAAAAAAGAGTAGTGGTCAAACTATGGTAAGCAAACTTACTaactgttcggttggctggttcgtatcgttgctggttcgtgaagaagtactgctggctggtttgtgtgagagaaaaatactgttccggctggaaatttacgatcgtttacgacaagccacagccaaacgaacaggctgtataggAAATCTCTTTTCATCATTTATTCATTTATTTGAAAGCTCAAGGAATTGTACTACATATTTGGTAGATGAAACTTCATAGAGAAACTCACATAccaaaaataaattaatataagcTCATATTGATTTAAGGCTCTATACAGATGAAAAGGTAAACACACTGAGGTGGAATGTGGAAACTCACAGTCATTGCAGAAGCAATGCCCACAGTCCATAGTCGAAACAGCACCCAAGGAGAAGTCCTCAAAGCACACTTTGCAGGTCACGGTTCTCCATGGTGTCGTTGAACCAGCTGCCGCCATGCTATTATTCTCCTGCAGCACGATTCCTGCATTTCTTAGCATGCATTCTCGCCCCTTGTCTAGGGAATCGTAGATGCCATCGATCCTCCACCGGTGGTGGATGAGGAGGGCTCGTGCTTGATATTGTTTTATGTTGAGCAAATTCATCACCGTAGACAGGTCTTGTTTCTGTAGGTACGTTAGTAGAAAATTGTAGTTGATAAAAATTAGGGTAGGACAGGCATAATCTGTATTTCTGAACAATGAACATGAACGCTTAAGAAATGGTTAAATCTGTTCATTACCTGTGCAGCGAAAATGGTCTCTTGTGTGATAGCCTGCAACGACCAACAACAATTATCCATGTAACATGTTTCTTTAGAAAATAGTTCAGTATGAAAACAGCATGGATGAATCTAGTTAATTAAAACAAATAAAGAATCTTCTTGGGGAAACAAATTCTCTGTTTTGGGTCAATCCACTGATCTGCACCTCAAACAGTGCCAAATGGTGCGTATATATTATTGCACAAAACAAGACAAAAAAAAACAGCTGTTTACACCATAGATCAAACATCTGGCCATCAGCTGATGAGAAGTGAACTAATGTCAGTACAACAGATGAATGATTGCTTGCTATAACATGCCTTGTTCATAGGTTATCAAGGTACAGTGAATGCTTGATTGGTTATATTAGTGGTAATAAATCTACAAAAGGGTAAACAAAAGCTTGTGGTTTGTTTTTCCAGTTTAGTTTAAATCGAACTTTGAGGTttttaagagagagagagaggtgaatAACATGCATCTCGTAATTCTTTGGCAGAGGTGAGATTTTGTTGAGCACTGGCCACTACTTTGGG
It encodes:
- the LOC136509656 gene encoding probable E3 ubiquitin-protein ligase ARI2 isoform X2; protein product: MPELQLCLRSSLALAGCITHPENKAIKKDSLSVAQQQDLSMVMGLFNIKQHHARALLIHYRWNTDYLGDHLERKGQERMLMEAGVVLQQQETSSSSGPSSRSRVLCEVCFEDFSPRHVSSMDCGHSFCNDCWTQHFVAALDLGKKQIPCMAFKCPAICDEAVVQRLLSHRDPAAAKRLHDFLLQSYVDDNSAVKWCPSVPHCGHAIRVDAADEVEPLCEVRCPCGVSFCFRCAAAAHSPCPCAMWERWEAKSHGEAENVKWLLANTKSCPKCFKPIDKIDGCNLMTCKCGQHFCWLCGGATGLAHTWTSINNHSCNRFEKEEKRKVDDARRQVRRYEHYYQRFHAHDFSYKAERNKLGPAVADRVLKLEWSGVLTRDAAWLTDAHRSLLRCRQVLARSYVFAYYMFDAEATPTRRREPGSLSMAQKQALFEDYQHQVEGNVERLSKLLGTDVPELPEAEILQAKQDVTNLVRVVEAHCGKMYGCIQDELLPMLVEPMSIVAYQPGGPSKANELPA
- the LOC136509656 gene encoding probable E3 ubiquitin-protein ligase ARI2 isoform X1, producing the protein MNNADDFYGYSDEDEELVMGDDDDDDEGWQDQEEDDIPPRRSPEISAIKKDSLSVAQQQDLSMVMGLFNIKQHHARALLIHYRWNTDYLGDHLERKGQERMLMEAGVVLQQQETSSSSGPSSRSRVLCEVCFEDFSPRHVSSMDCGHSFCNDCWTQHFVAALDLGKKQIPCMAFKCPAICDEAVVQRLLSHRDPAAAKRLHDFLLQSYVDDNSAVKWCPSVPHCGHAIRVDAADEVEPLCEVRCPCGVSFCFRCAAAAHSPCPCAMWERWEAKSHGEAENVKWLLANTKSCPKCFKPIDKIDGCNLMTCKCGQHFCWLCGGATGLAHTWTSINNHSCNRFEKEEKRKVDDARRQVRRYEHYYQRFHAHDFSYKAERNKLGPAVADRVLKLEWSGVLTRDAAWLTDAHRSLLRCRQVLARSYVFAYYMFDAEATPTRRREPGSLSMAQKQALFEDYQHQVEGNVERLSKLLGTDVPELPEAEILQAKQDVTNLVRVVEAHCGKMYGCIQDELLPMLVEPMSIVAYQPGGPSKANELPA
- the LOC136509566 gene encoding probable E3 ubiquitin-protein ligase ARI1, whose protein sequence is MASDDEEVCDYFYDDDDAEEDAAAGLEEDSSPPPPPDGAGYRAITQETIFAAQKQDLSTVMNLLNIKQYQARALLIHHRWRIDGIYDSLDKGRECMLRNAGIVLQENNSMAAAGSTTPWRTVTCKVCFEDFSLGAVSTMDCGHCFCNDCWTGHFHAAVESGKKQIRCMEVKCLAFCDENLVRFLLGQKYPDMAKRFDRFLLESYIEDNASVKWCPSTPNCGHAIRVGTGERYCEVECPCGLSFCFNCMAHAHSPCPCPMWEKWNAKRSEGENIKWILANTKSCPKCFKAIEKNGGCNLVRCKCGQCMCWLCGGGTGMDHTWTSIAGHSCNRYKEESRGKTVDTSREQMQRYKHYHDRFKIHGDSYSVEKQKLGATIEERVRLLESDQERPLAIRDGDWLTRAHRRLLVSRQVLSRSYVFAYYMFGGGSELRTRPATATATAKRASASLLGVARNLFEDQQEQLEQHVEHLSRSLAEGDVVAGTPESEIVRQKQTAVTLAKTVERLCGEMYKCIQDELLTLLAEPMSIAAYRPDGPDRAKELAA